The following proteins are co-located in the Shouchella hunanensis genome:
- a CDS encoding UPF0223 family protein has translation MNIPIRYEWSQEEIVVVAEFFDLIAQTQEKGVDARVLQSAYQAFKRVVPSKAEEKQLFKEIDEQLGLSCYKVVKQANEQDGTVRT, from the coding sequence ATGAATATTCCAATTCGTTATGAATGGAGTCAGGAAGAAATTGTTGTAGTAGCGGAGTTTTTTGATCTCATTGCACAAACCCAAGAAAAGGGCGTAGATGCTCGTGTGCTCCAAAGTGCTTACCAAGCTTTTAAACGTGTCGTCCCGTCAAAAGCAGAAGAGAAACAGCTGTTTAAAGAAATAGATGAGCAATTAGGCTTATCTTGCTATAAGGTGGTAAAGCAGGCAAATGAGCAAGATGGGACCGTTCGAACTTGA
- a CDS encoding aminotransferase class I/II-fold pyridoxal phosphate-dependent enzyme has protein sequence MELDQQKTPLFTGLKQYASKNPTPFHIPGHKKGQGMDPSYREFIGDNALSIDLINIAPLDDLHHPHGFIHEAQQLAAHAFGADYTFFSVQGTSGAIMTMIMSVCKPGDKIIVPRNVHKSIMSAIIFSGALPIFVHPVIDRTHGIAHGVTTESIQRAIEAHPDAKAVLVINPTYYGFTCDLKEIVAIAHAAAIPVLVDEAHGVHTHFSKQLPISAMESGADMAATSVHKLGGSLTQSSVLNVKSGLVSVDHTTAIMSMLTTTSTSYILLASLDAARKHLAIEGEKELKRVIALAHSARKQLNEINGLHCIGEECLTSSATFAHDPTKLFISLNELSISGYEAEVWLRDRYGIEVELSDLYNILCIITLGDDQSKIDLLIKAMTELAASFRQTDKQSISLSVKVPDIPTLAISPRDAFYSQTEFVSFDQSAGRIIAEFIMVYPPGIPILSPGELITQENLEYVKENMEAGLPVQGPEDQTLAFLKVIKEQSAIQ, from the coding sequence ATGGAACTTGATCAACAAAAAACGCCATTATTCACAGGGCTTAAACAATATGCAAGTAAAAACCCAACGCCATTTCACATTCCAGGTCATAAAAAAGGTCAGGGAATGGACCCTTCCTATCGGGAATTTATAGGTGACAATGCGTTGTCAATTGATTTAATTAATATAGCACCTCTTGATGACCTTCATCATCCACATGGCTTTATCCATGAAGCTCAGCAACTCGCTGCTCATGCTTTCGGTGCAGATTATACCTTTTTTTCTGTTCAAGGCACAAGCGGTGCGATTATGACGATGATTATGAGCGTATGCAAACCAGGAGACAAAATTATTGTTCCCCGTAACGTTCATAAATCCATTATGTCTGCCATTATTTTTTCTGGAGCGCTTCCGATTTTCGTTCACCCAGTAATCGATCGAACTCATGGCATTGCTCACGGTGTTACGACTGAATCCATTCAACGGGCGATTGAAGCCCACCCGGACGCTAAAGCCGTTCTCGTTATAAATCCAACCTATTATGGTTTTACATGTGATTTAAAAGAAATTGTAGCTATTGCTCATGCCGCTGCTATCCCAGTTCTTGTTGACGAAGCACATGGGGTTCATACTCATTTTTCCAAACAACTACCTATCAGTGCTATGGAATCAGGCGCTGACATGGCAGCAACGAGTGTTCATAAGCTTGGAGGGTCTCTGACACAGAGCTCCGTTTTAAATGTAAAATCTGGACTTGTCTCAGTTGATCATACCACTGCCATTATGAGCATGTTAACGACCACGTCCACATCTTATATCTTACTTGCCTCACTAGATGCTGCCCGTAAGCATCTAGCAATAGAAGGCGAAAAAGAACTTAAACGAGTCATTGCTTTAGCTCATTCTGCTCGTAAACAATTAAATGAAATAAACGGACTTCATTGCATTGGCGAAGAGTGTTTAACGTCCTCCGCTACGTTTGCCCATGATCCTACTAAGCTGTTCATTTCTTTAAATGAACTCTCGATTAGTGGCTACGAAGCGGAAGTGTGGTTACGGGACCGTTACGGTATTGAAGTAGAACTGTCCGATTTATACAATATTCTCTGCATTATCACGCTAGGCGATGATCAATCAAAAATTGATCTATTAATAAAAGCTATGACCGAACTTGCTGCGTCTTTTCGACAGACAGACAAACAATCCATTTCCTTGTCTGTAAAAGTTCCGGATATTCCAACTCTCGCCATTTCACCTCGTGATGCATTTTATTCACAAACGGAATTTGTTTCATTTGATCAATCAGCCGGGCGCATCATTGCGGAATTTATTATGGTTTATCCACCTGGGATTCCAATCCTTAGTCCAGGAGAATTAATCACGCAAGAAAATCTGGAGTACGTAAAAGAAAATATGGAAGCAGGCTTACCTGTACAA